One genomic segment of Natrialbaceae archaeon AArc-T1-2 includes these proteins:
- a CDS encoding S9 family peptidase translates to MGYDIDRYLNIRSAYGASLGPDGERLSFLMNTTGVPQVWTLTGPREWPEQRTFYDERVTFASWSPERPELIFGMDEGGNERAQLFRLEDETGAITNLTATPEAKHRWGGWSHDGDRFAFTSNRRDESVFDVYVQDRDAVGDEADRVYEGDGWLTLAGWSPDDSRLLVSQAYSNFDQDLYVLELETGDVTHLTPHEGDVRFQSPSWAPDGEGIYLVTDDGADTLYLAYLDLETLEVETVVDGDGWNVDGIALDDETGRFVYSRNVEGYTDLTAGELAGDDPTEFETFPEPDLPGGVSGGVSFGPDAAVFACSTTGDTVNTNVFLVEAETGEAEQWTLAPTAGIPPETFRESELVHVESFDELEVPGFLTLPETTQDGGNDEVPVIVDIHGGPESQRRPSFSSVKQYFLDNGYAYFEPNVRGSAGYGAEYASLDDVRKRMDSVADIEACVEWLREHDRIDPDGIVAKGGSYGGFMVLAAMTEYPDLWAAGIDVVGIANFVTFLENTGDWRRELREAEYGSLEDDREFLESISPINNVEKIDAPLFVLHGANDPRVPVGEAEQIVAEAREQGVPVRKLIFEDEGHGLSKLENRTEAYREIVDFLEEHV, encoded by the coding sequence ATGGGCTACGACATCGATCGCTACCTGAATATCCGCAGCGCCTACGGCGCGTCGCTCGGTCCCGACGGCGAGCGACTCTCCTTCCTGATGAACACCACCGGCGTCCCCCAGGTCTGGACGCTTACCGGCCCCCGCGAATGGCCCGAACAGCGCACCTTCTACGACGAACGGGTCACCTTCGCCTCGTGGTCACCCGAGCGCCCCGAGCTGATCTTCGGGATGGACGAGGGCGGCAACGAGCGCGCCCAGCTCTTTCGCCTCGAGGACGAGACCGGCGCGATCACGAATCTCACGGCGACGCCGGAGGCCAAACACCGCTGGGGCGGCTGGAGCCACGACGGCGACCGCTTCGCGTTCACCTCCAACCGTCGCGACGAGTCCGTCTTCGACGTCTACGTCCAGGACCGCGACGCCGTCGGCGACGAGGCCGACCGCGTCTACGAGGGCGACGGCTGGCTCACCCTCGCCGGCTGGAGTCCCGACGACTCTCGACTGCTGGTCTCGCAGGCGTACTCGAACTTCGACCAGGACCTGTACGTCCTCGAGCTCGAGACCGGCGACGTGACCCACCTCACGCCTCACGAGGGCGACGTCCGCTTCCAGAGTCCGAGCTGGGCACCGGACGGCGAAGGGATCTACCTCGTGACCGACGACGGCGCGGACACGCTCTATCTGGCCTACCTGGATCTGGAGACGCTCGAGGTAGAGACCGTCGTCGACGGCGATGGATGGAACGTCGACGGCATCGCACTCGACGACGAGACCGGCCGGTTCGTCTACTCCCGGAACGTGGAGGGCTACACCGACCTCACCGCGGGCGAACTCGCCGGCGACGACCCGACCGAGTTCGAGACGTTCCCCGAACCCGACCTCCCTGGTGGCGTCTCCGGCGGCGTGAGCTTCGGCCCCGACGCCGCGGTGTTCGCCTGCTCGACGACGGGCGATACGGTCAACACGAACGTCTTCCTCGTCGAGGCAGAGACCGGCGAGGCCGAGCAGTGGACCCTCGCCCCGACCGCGGGCATCCCGCCGGAGACGTTCCGGGAATCGGAACTCGTCCACGTCGAGAGTTTTGATGAACTCGAGGTGCCCGGCTTTCTCACGCTTCCCGAGACGACCCAGGACGGAGGGAACGACGAGGTTCCCGTCATCGTCGACATCCACGGCGGTCCCGAGAGCCAGCGGCGACCCTCCTTCTCGAGCGTCAAACAGTACTTCCTGGACAACGGCTACGCCTACTTCGAGCCGAACGTCCGGGGGTCGGCGGGCTACGGTGCCGAATACGCCAGCCTCGACGACGTCCGAAAGCGGATGGATTCGGTCGCCGACATCGAGGCCTGCGTCGAGTGGCTCCGCGAGCACGACCGGATTGACCCCGACGGCATCGTCGCCAAGGGCGGCTCCTACGGCGGCTTCATGGTGCTCGCGGCGATGACCGAGTACCCCGACCTGTGGGCTGCCGGCATCGACGTCGTCGGCATCGCAAACTTCGTCACCTTCTTAGAGAACACCGGCGACTGGCGACGCGAACTGCGGGAAGCCGAGTACGGCAGCTTGGAGGACGACCGGGAGTTCCTCGAGTCCATCTCGCCGATCAACAACGTCGAAAAGATCGACGCACCCCTCTTCGTCCTCCACGGCGCGAACGATCCCCGGGTGCCCGTCGGCGAGGCCGAACAGATCGTCGCGGAGGCACGCGAGCAGGGCGTCCCCGTCCGCAAGCTGATCTTCGAGGACGAGGGCCACGGCCTCTCGAAACTCGAGAACCGCACGGAGGCCTACCGGGAGATCGTCGACTTCCTCGAGGAACACGTCTGA
- a CDS encoding CopG family ribbon-helix-helix protein, giving the protein MPVVSVSMPDELVERLDEFAAEHDYTGRSDLVRDGIRTHLEEFDDHRLENRLLAGVVCACYAFGSSDVDRRLTRLRHDYDDAITATDHSHVGDSCLELFVLEGDLECVETVVRQLQSVDGVEAVDTSLVPLEAGDDCRPE; this is encoded by the coding sequence ATGCCCGTCGTTAGCGTCTCGATGCCCGACGAGCTCGTCGAACGGCTCGACGAGTTCGCGGCCGAACACGACTACACCGGTCGCAGCGACCTCGTTCGTGACGGCATCCGCACCCATCTCGAGGAGTTCGACGACCACCGGCTCGAGAACCGGCTCCTCGCTGGCGTCGTCTGTGCGTGCTACGCGTTCGGCTCGAGCGACGTCGACCGGCGGCTCACCCGGCTCCGTCACGACTACGACGACGCCATCACCGCGACCGATCACAGCCACGTCGGCGACTCCTGTCTCGAGCTGTTCGTCCTCGAGGGCGATCTCGAGTGCGTCGAGACGGTCGTTCGACAGCTCCAGTCGGTCGACGGCGTCGAGGCCGTCGACACCTCGCTGGTCCCGCTCGAGGCCGGCGACGACTGTCGGCCGGAGTAG